From a region of the Sphingopyxis sp. YR583 genome:
- the ftsY gene encoding signal recognition particle-docking protein FtsY, whose product MTGKSWSERLLGGFRRTSERLGENLAGLTGKARLDEDDLDRIEEALITADLGPAMADRIRGRLAERRDIAANGTEELRKVVAEEIAAVLRPVAEPLDIDAFPRPQVILVIGVNGSGKTTTIAKLAHLFQEQDYGVMLVAGDTFRAAAIGQLKVWAERLGVPIMAGPEGGDSAGIVFDAVKQATATGIDVLIVDTAGRLQNKRELMDELAKIKRVLGRLNPAAPHDVVLVLDATTGQNALSQIDVFREVAGVTGLVMTKLDGTARGGVLVSAAERHGLPIHAIGIGETIDDLRPFDADEIAGIIAGNIR is encoded by the coding sequence ATGACCGGCAAAAGCTGGAGTGAAAGGCTGCTCGGCGGATTTCGCCGCACCTCCGAACGGCTCGGCGAAAATCTCGCCGGGCTGACCGGCAAGGCGCGGCTCGACGAGGACGATCTCGACCGGATCGAGGAGGCGCTGATCACCGCCGACCTTGGCCCCGCGATGGCAGACCGCATCCGCGGCCGCCTCGCCGAACGCCGCGACATCGCCGCGAACGGCACCGAGGAACTGCGCAAGGTCGTCGCGGAGGAAATCGCCGCGGTCCTGCGCCCGGTCGCCGAACCGCTCGACATCGACGCTTTCCCGCGCCCGCAAGTCATATTGGTGATCGGAGTCAACGGATCGGGCAAGACCACGACGATCGCCAAGCTCGCGCACCTGTTCCAGGAACAGGATTATGGCGTGATGCTGGTCGCCGGCGATACCTTTCGCGCCGCCGCGATCGGGCAATTGAAGGTCTGGGCCGAACGGCTCGGCGTGCCGATCATGGCGGGGCCCGAGGGCGGCGACAGCGCGGGCATCGTGTTCGACGCGGTGAAACAGGCGACGGCGACGGGCATCGACGTGCTGATCGTCGACACCGCCGGACGGCTTCAGAACAAGCGCGAACTGATGGACGAACTCGCCAAGATCAAGCGCGTGCTCGGCCGGCTCAATCCCGCCGCGCCTCACGACGTCGTGCTCGTGCTCGACGCGACGACGGGGCAGAATGCGCTGTCGCAGATCGACGTGTTCCGCGAGGTTGCCGGCGTCACCGGCCTCGTGATGACCAAGCTCGACGGCACCGCGCGTGGCGGCGTGCTCGTCTCGGCCGCCGAGCGTCACGGCCTTCCCATTCACGCGATCGGCATCGGCGAAACCATCGATGATCTTCGCCCGTTCGATGCGGACGAGATCGCGGGCATTATTGCAGGAAATATCCGATGA
- a CDS encoding inner membrane-spanning protein YciB yields the protein MSDVLPTGPETVPAPPPAKHGWLNFVIDFGPLLVFFVAYKFSSGGEGAFAATTAAIKGTVAFMVAIVIAMIVSKWKLGKISPMLWMSSILVLGFGALTIWFHDERFIVMKPTIIYAAFAVLLLGGYYFKKPMLKYLLQSALEGLTDRGWLLLSRNWGIFFAALGIANHVMYEMIQAKQMSFDLWLTIKVWGVTALSFLFTFSQVPVMLKNGLAVPEEAAADKS from the coding sequence ATGAGCGACGTGCTTCCCACTGGCCCCGAGACGGTCCCGGCACCGCCGCCCGCGAAGCATGGCTGGCTCAATTTCGTCATCGATTTCGGGCCGCTGCTCGTCTTCTTCGTCGCCTATAAATTTTCGTCGGGCGGCGAAGGCGCCTTTGCTGCGACGACCGCCGCGATCAAGGGCACGGTGGCGTTTATGGTCGCGATCGTCATCGCGATGATCGTGTCGAAATGGAAGCTCGGCAAGATTTCGCCGATGCTGTGGATGTCGAGCATCCTTGTCCTCGGTTTCGGCGCGCTGACCATCTGGTTCCACGACGAGCGCTTCATCGTGATGAAACCGACGATCATCTACGCCGCCTTCGCGGTGCTGTTGCTCGGCGGATATTATTTCAAAAAGCCGATGCTGAAATATCTGCTGCAGTCGGCGCTGGAAGGGCTCACCGACCGTGGCTGGCTTCTCCTGTCGCGCAACTGGGGGATATTCTTTGCCGCGCTCGGCATCGCCAATCATGTGATGTACGAGATGATCCAGGCGAAGCAGATGAGTTTCGACCTGTGGCTGACGATCAAGGTCTGGGGGGTCACCGCCCTCTCCTTCCTCTTCACCTTCAGCCAGGTTCCGGTGATGCTGAAGAACGGCCTCGCCGTGCCCGAAGAGGCTGCCGCCGACAAAAGTTGA
- a CDS encoding urate hydroxylase PuuD encodes MDKFFGNLHAVLGAGLILAIVLMLTLNGQNFEDGIAAGNAIMRWLHTFFGVLWIGLLYYFNFVQIPTMPKIPAELKPAVGKHIAPAALFWFRWAALITVLLGLAIAGHAKYLAPALGLQDPYKLIGVGMWLGLIMAFNVWFVIWPNQKKALGIVEADDATKAKAAKTAMIFSRTNTLLSIPMLYAMVNFS; translated from the coding sequence ATGGATAAATTTTTCGGGAACCTGCACGCCGTGCTCGGCGCGGGTCTTATACTCGCCATCGTCCTGATGCTCACGCTGAACGGCCAGAATTTCGAGGACGGAATTGCCGCGGGCAATGCGATCATGCGCTGGCTGCACACTTTCTTCGGCGTGCTGTGGATCGGCTTGCTTTACTATTTCAACTTCGTCCAGATTCCGACGATGCCGAAAATCCCGGCCGAGCTGAAACCGGCGGTCGGCAAGCATATCGCACCCGCCGCTTTGTTCTGGTTCCGTTGGGCGGCGCTGATCACCGTGCTGCTGGGCCTCGCCATCGCGGGTCACGCCAAATATCTGGCACCCGCGCTGGGGTTGCAGGATCCGTACAAGCTGATCGGCGTCGGCATGTGGTTGGGCCTGATCATGGCGTTCAACGTCTGGTTCGTCATCTGGCCGAACCAGAAAAAGGCGCTGGGCATCGTCGAGGCCGACGATGCGACCAAGGCGAAGGCTGCCAAGACCGCGATGATCTTTTCGCGGACCAACACCTTGCTGTCGATCCCGATGCTCTATGCGATGGTGAACTTCAGCTAA
- a CDS encoding gamma carbonic anhydrase family protein: MTYQDVSIISVNGKTPQIDPSAFIAPGCRIIGDVTIGPDVSIWYNCVLRADVSSIVVGARSNIQDGSVVHCDGPMPHRPDGFPTIIGEDVLIGHLAMVHGCILADRAFVGLKATVMNGCRIGSDAMLAAGALLTENKEIPDRELWAGSPARRVREIDDAQAAGMQMGVAHYVMNGRMHKAAIEG, translated from the coding sequence ATGACCTATCAAGACGTCAGCATCATCAGCGTCAACGGCAAGACGCCGCAGATCGACCCCAGCGCCTTCATCGCGCCGGGGTGCCGGATCATCGGCGACGTGACGATCGGTCCCGACGTCAGCATCTGGTATAATTGCGTACTCCGCGCCGACGTCAGCAGCATCGTGGTCGGTGCGCGTTCGAACATCCAGGACGGCAGCGTCGTCCATTGCGACGGCCCGATGCCGCATCGCCCCGACGGCTTTCCGACGATCATCGGCGAGGATGTGCTGATCGGCCATCTCGCGATGGTGCATGGCTGCATCCTTGCGGACCGGGCGTTCGTGGGCCTCAAAGCGACGGTGATGAACGGCTGCCGGATCGGCAGCGACGCGATGCTCGCCGCGGGCGCGCTCCTCACCGAGAATAAGGAAATCCCCGACCGCGAACTCTGGGCCGGATCGCCCGCGCGCCGCGTGCGCGAGATCGACGATGCACAGGCCGCGGGCATGCAGATGGGCGTCGCGCATTATGTGATGAACGGCCGCATGCACAAGGCGGCGATCGAGGGCTGA
- a CDS encoding fused MFS/spermidine synthase, with protein sequence MIASASPRRWLFVLTILVGSFLLFLVQPMVARMVLPKLGGAPAVWNSAMLVYQALLLGGYAYAHWLGRFTVRRQATIHLALFLVAALWLPIGIAQIAPPAPGQEALWVPLLLLASIGPVFFVVSAQAPLMQRWFAADARAGDPYYLYAASNLGSFAGLISYPALVEPTMPLAVQSWGWTAGYALLVLLVAGAAAARWHGGAESHAAASDEPRPTLRRQLHWLLIAAVPSGLMLSTTTHLTTDIVAMPLLWVLPLGLYLLSFVIAFSTMARPTQIITLVAPVVLLAVGGLGLLSSGGGSMMVALASLAMLFVIATALHGYLYHLRPAPQHLTLFYLIMSAGGVLGGLFAALFAPLIFDWVYEHPLLILAAGLLLPLPALFPWDKWLGLDPKITRIAATILVVIAAFGAWHMANAWTGRFDSGTTAWGIAIFVIGILVIGWRWAYVPLLALLMIGVGGWDTIQESFTGARVRSYFGVYTVTDYPASNQRRLAHGTTLHGLQRTDAAHRRDPTTYYGPQSGVGLTLDKAAALAGPDASIGIVGLGAGTLACYRKPGQHWTIFEIDPVMVDIARDPSKFTFLSDCAGDTPIVIGDARLQLANQPAGRFDVIVIDAFSSDAIPLHLLTKEAIGIYARAMKPDGILLIHISNRFFDLEPVLAAEAKARGWTSAIRMDPGPIGDEYGDLTGSNWVALTATPQRMQQLTGGIRPRKDAMDLDAWVPVDARPGFTRWTDDYASTLPVLIWKNIIGGRDE encoded by the coding sequence ATGATCGCTTCCGCATCGCCGCGCCGCTGGCTGTTCGTGCTGACGATCCTCGTCGGCAGCTTCCTCCTCTTCCTCGTCCAGCCGATGGTTGCGCGCATGGTGCTGCCCAAGCTGGGCGGCGCGCCCGCGGTGTGGAACAGCGCGATGCTCGTCTATCAGGCGCTGTTGCTCGGCGGCTATGCCTATGCGCACTGGCTCGGGCGTTTCACCGTGCGGCGTCAGGCGACGATTCATCTCGCGCTTTTCCTCGTCGCGGCGCTCTGGCTCCCGATCGGCATCGCCCAGATCGCACCGCCCGCGCCGGGACAGGAGGCGCTGTGGGTGCCCTTGCTCCTGCTCGCGTCGATCGGCCCGGTCTTCTTCGTCGTATCGGCGCAGGCGCCGTTGATGCAGCGCTGGTTCGCCGCCGACGCGCGCGCGGGCGATCCCTATTATCTTTACGCCGCGTCGAACCTCGGCAGCTTTGCCGGCCTGATCAGCTATCCGGCGCTCGTCGAGCCGACGATGCCGCTCGCGGTGCAAAGCTGGGGCTGGACCGCGGGTTATGCCCTGCTGGTCCTGCTCGTCGCAGGGGCGGCCGCGGCGCGCTGGCATGGCGGCGCCGAAAGCCATGCGGCCGCCTCCGACGAACCGCGACCGACGCTCCGCCGCCAGCTCCACTGGCTGCTGATCGCTGCCGTGCCGTCGGGGCTGATGCTGTCGACGACGACGCACCTCACCACCGACATCGTCGCGATGCCCTTGCTCTGGGTGCTACCGCTCGGCCTCTATCTGCTCAGTTTCGTGATCGCCTTTTCGACGATGGCGCGGCCGACGCAGATCATCACGCTGGTCGCGCCGGTGGTGTTGCTCGCGGTTGGCGGGCTCGGGCTTTTGAGCTCGGGCGGCGGGTCGATGATGGTCGCGCTCGCCAGTCTCGCGATGCTGTTCGTCATCGCGACCGCGCTCCACGGCTATCTCTATCACCTGCGTCCGGCGCCGCAGCATCTGACGCTCTTCTATCTCATCATGTCGGCGGGCGGCGTGCTCGGCGGATTGTTCGCGGCCTTGTTCGCGCCGCTGATTTTCGACTGGGTGTACGAACATCCGCTGCTGATCCTCGCCGCCGGGCTGTTGCTGCCGCTTCCTGCGCTCTTCCCGTGGGACAAATGGCTGGGGCTCGACCCGAAGATCACGCGTATCGCAGCCACGATACTCGTCGTGATTGCGGCATTCGGGGCCTGGCATATGGCGAACGCATGGACGGGCCGGTTCGATAGCGGGACGACCGCGTGGGGCATCGCGATCTTCGTCATCGGCATTCTCGTGATCGGCTGGCGCTGGGCCTATGTGCCCTTGCTCGCGTTGCTGATGATCGGTGTCGGCGGCTGGGACACGATCCAGGAAAGCTTCACCGGCGCCCGCGTGCGCAGCTATTTCGGCGTCTACACCGTCACCGACTATCCCGCATCGAACCAGCGCCGCCTCGCCCACGGGACGACGCTCCACGGTCTCCAGCGCACCGACGCCGCGCACCGGCGCGATCCGACCACCTATTACGGTCCGCAGTCGGGCGTCGGCCTGACGCTCGACAAGGCAGCGGCGCTTGCCGGGCCGGACGCATCGATCGGCATCGTCGGCCTCGGGGCGGGAACGCTCGCCTGTTACCGCAAACCCGGCCAGCACTGGACGATCTTCGAAATCGATCCGGTGATGGTCGACATCGCGCGCGATCCGTCGAAATTCACCTTCCTGTCCGATTGTGCCGGCGACACGCCGATCGTCATCGGCGACGCGCGACTGCAACTCGCCAATCAGCCCGCCGGCCGCTTCGACGTCATTGTCATCGACGCCTTCTCGTCCGACGCGATCCCGCTGCACCTGCTGACGAAGGAAGCGATCGGCATCTACGCGCGCGCGATGAAGCCCGACGGAATCCTGCTCATTCACATCTCGAACCGCTTCTTCGATCTGGAACCGGTGCTGGCGGCGGAAGCGAAGGCGCGCGGCTGGACGAGCGCGATCCGAATGGATCCCGGACCGATCGGCGACGAATATGGCGACCTCACGGGATCGAACTGGGTCGCGCTGACGGCGACGCCGCAGCGGATGCAGCAATTGACGGGCGGCATCCGCCCGCGCAAGGACGCGATGGATCTCGACGCGTGGGTGCCGGTCGATGCACGCCCCGGTTTCACCCGCTGGACCGACGATTATGCCTCGACGCTGCCGGTCCTGATCTGGAAGAATATTATCGGAGGCCGCGACGAATGA
- the hemB gene encoding porphobilinogen synthase encodes MTQAAFPDLRLRRTRRTGWSRAMVRETHLSPANLIWPLFVADGTGKEEPIASLPGVSRWSVDLLVERAKEAVAAGIPCLALFPYTQPDRRSADGGEALNPDNLMCRATAAIKQALGDDIGILTDVALDPYTSHGQDGLIDDAGYVLNDETVEVLVGQALNQARAGADIIAPSDMMDGRIGAIRQALEAEGFGHVQIMSYAAKYASAFYGPFRDAVGSRGLLKGDKKTYQMDPANSEEALREVAQDLAEGADSVMVKPGLPYLDIVRAVKDNFAVPVYAYQVSGEYAMIEAAAAAAAGAGDRDALVLETLLAFRRAGASGVLSYHALHAARLLGA; translated from the coding sequence ATGACCCAAGCCGCTTTCCCCGACCTGCGCCTGCGCCGCACCCGCCGCACCGGCTGGAGCCGCGCGATGGTGCGCGAAACGCACCTCTCGCCCGCGAACCTGATCTGGCCGCTCTTCGTCGCCGACGGAACGGGCAAGGAAGAGCCGATAGCGAGCCTGCCCGGCGTATCGCGCTGGTCGGTCGACCTGCTCGTCGAGCGCGCGAAGGAAGCGGTTGCGGCAGGCATCCCGTGCCTTGCGCTCTTTCCGTACACGCAGCCTGATCGGCGCAGCGCGGACGGCGGCGAGGCGCTCAATCCCGATAATCTGATGTGCCGCGCCACCGCCGCGATCAAGCAGGCGCTCGGCGACGACATCGGCATCCTCACCGACGTCGCGCTCGATCCCTATACCAGCCACGGGCAGGACGGGCTGATCGACGATGCCGGCTATGTGCTCAACGACGAGACGGTCGAGGTGCTCGTCGGGCAGGCGCTCAATCAGGCGCGCGCCGGTGCCGACATCATCGCGCCCAGCGACATGATGGACGGCCGCATCGGCGCGATCCGTCAAGCGCTGGAGGCCGAAGGCTTCGGGCATGTCCAGATCATGAGCTATGCTGCCAAATATGCCTCGGCCTTTTACGGACCGTTCCGTGATGCGGTCGGCTCGCGCGGGCTGCTCAAGGGTGACAAGAAAACCTATCAGATGGACCCCGCGAACAGCGAGGAGGCCCTCCGCGAAGTCGCGCAGGATCTCGCCGAGGGCGCCGACAGCGTGATGGTGAAGCCGGGGCTGCCCTATCTCGACATCGTTCGCGCGGTGAAGGACAATTTCGCGGTACCCGTCTACGCGTACCAGGTGTCGGGCGAATATGCGATGATCGAGGCCGCGGCAGCGGCAGCGGCGGGTGCGGGCGACCGCGACGCGCTCGTCCTCGAAACATTGCTCGCCTTCCGCCGCGCCGGTGCATCGGGCGTGCTCAGCTATCACGCGCTCCACGCGGCGCGGCTGCTCGGCGCCTGA
- a CDS encoding M23 family metallopeptidase, translating to MSQAIPLRRADSGAEPHLGWRDRLAELDLVPDLGDNIGSAIWWRGLATLTLLCGTAIATFPGIQPLEVGGTPALDAADFNEARAQMIVPLAFGGDTGRHMAATDAVRPLTQTPERPQIELAATLGSGDSFARLLERSGVGSSEAQALANQVSGAVPLADIAPGTRIDLILGRRAARTMPRPVEALAMRARFDLRIEMERVGGQLVMRRIPIAVDATPLRIRGRVGDSLYRSARAAGAPPAAIQSYLRVVGKQISVGSDIRAGDEFDIIVDHRRAETGESETGKLLYAGLIRGGKPKLSMLEWTVDGRTQWYEASGVGEQRGGMARPTNGRVTSTFGMRRHPILGYKRMHSGMDFGGGYGAPIYAVTDGVVTIAGRHGGFGNYVKLNHGNGLGTGYGHMSRIAVRPGQRVNRGQVIGYIGSTGLSTGPHLHYELYRNGRAVNPSSVTFVTRALLEGKALADFRARIRSLTSIAPGAALAPIAPQQVEGPKLGSLADVASKRAGDGI from the coding sequence ATGTCGCAAGCGATACCGCTGCGGCGCGCCGATTCCGGTGCCGAACCGCATCTCGGCTGGCGCGATCGGCTGGCAGAGCTCGACCTCGTTCCCGACCTTGGCGACAATATCGGTTCGGCCATATGGTGGCGCGGTCTCGCGACATTAACCTTGCTCTGCGGCACGGCGATCGCGACCTTCCCCGGTATCCAGCCGCTCGAGGTCGGCGGCACGCCCGCGCTCGACGCCGCCGATTTCAACGAAGCGCGTGCGCAGATGATCGTGCCGCTCGCTTTCGGCGGCGACACCGGACGTCATATGGCGGCGACCGACGCGGTCCGTCCGCTGACGCAAACCCCGGAACGCCCGCAGATCGAACTCGCCGCCACGCTGGGTAGCGGCGACAGCTTCGCGCGCCTGCTCGAACGTTCGGGTGTCGGCAGCAGCGAGGCGCAGGCGCTCGCCAATCAGGTGTCGGGCGCGGTTCCGCTTGCCGACATCGCGCCGGGCACGCGCATCGACCTCATCCTCGGCCGCCGCGCCGCGCGCACGATGCCGCGCCCGGTCGAGGCGCTCGCGATGCGCGCGCGTTTCGACCTGCGGATCGAGATGGAGCGTGTCGGCGGCCAACTTGTGATGCGCCGCATTCCGATCGCCGTCGATGCGACCCCGCTGCGAATCCGCGGCCGCGTTGGCGACAGCCTCTATCGTTCGGCGCGCGCCGCCGGTGCGCCGCCCGCGGCGATCCAGTCCTATCTGCGCGTCGTCGGCAAACAGATTTCGGTCGGCAGCGACATTCGGGCCGGCGACGAATTCGACATCATCGTCGACCATCGCCGCGCCGAGACGGGTGAGAGCGAGACGGGCAAATTGCTCTATGCGGGCCTGATCCGCGGCGGGAAACCGAAACTCTCGATGCTCGAATGGACGGTTGACGGCCGGACCCAATGGTATGAGGCATCGGGTGTCGGCGAACAGCGCGGCGGCATGGCGCGGCCCACAAACGGCCGGGTGACCTCGACCTTCGGCATGCGCCGCCATCCGATCCTCGGCTACAAGCGCATGCACAGCGGCATGGATTTCGGCGGCGGCTATGGCGCGCCCATCTATGCGGTGACCGACGGCGTCGTGACGATCGCCGGGCGGCATGGCGGCTTCGGCAATTATGTGAAGCTCAACCACGGCAACGGCCTCGGCACCGGTTACGGCCATATGAGCCGCATCGCGGTGCGCCCCGGCCAGCGCGTCAATCGCGGGCAGGTGATCGGCTATATCGGCTCGACCGGCCTCTCGACGGGCCCGCACCTCCATTACGAACTCTATCGCAACGGGCGCGCGGTGAACCCGTCGTCGGTGACCTTCGTCACCCGTGCCCTGCTCGAAGGCAAGGCGCTCGCCGATTTTCGAGCGCGCATCCGGTCGCTGACGTCGATCGCGCCCGGTGCCGCCTTGGCCCCGATCGCCCCGCAACAGGTCGAGGGGCCGAAGCTCGGCAGCCTCGCCGATGTGGCATCGAAACGCGCGGGCGACGGGATCTGA
- a CDS encoding helicase-related protein: MTSSSSQPVKAVLGPTNTGKTHLAVERLTARSSGMIGFPLRLLAREVYDRVVAIKGAAQVGLVTGEERIIPPDARYLLGTMEALPVERDVAFVGIDEAQLGADPERGHVFTDRLLRARGREETMILGSASIRGLVKGLIPEAEIITRPRFSTLSYAGSSKLSRLPKRSAIVAFSAEEVYAIAEMLRRFSGGAAVVMGALSPKTRNSQVAMFEAGEVDYLIATDAIGMGLNLNVQHVAFASLQKFDGRRLRRLTVSEMAQIAGRAGRHQQDGSFGTVGLPQGGFTPEEIAAIEGHHFPPLSSLFWRNPTPGFGSLDQLLSDLAQPPSQPMLRAAPEAVDIAVLKHLAGDMEVRARGGDFDAVQRLWDVCGLPDFEQLGAEHHSRTVFKLWQWRTNGDGTIDPDWFARRLARLSDVEGDIDQLASRIAAVRTLCFIAQRGDWIAGAAGWTEQTQVLESRLSDALHAALAQRFVDRRLALLLRDAGQRDAALPVAVGADGTVAVDGEPIGTLKGFQFKVDPVAKASDHRMLLAAAEKHLRAELARRATALAEGDDSALSLIAEPGTPPRLAWHGHAIATLARGPTLVQPAIQIDPSLRRLELHQVQAISERLQRFVAAQLTRHAGPLAAMGEAAGDLFTPPRVRALLAALTDNSGTIGRAAVEDQLAALTPEERPQLRKLGFTIGSLDLFHPLLLKPEAVRWRAALTAAQQGAPVPALPPHGAVLQKAGSQAGLTIAGFRRCASGWLRIDMAEKLARQAHAARMQAAAPPTAPMASGDDDHHDDHGEEAHGAPPPGFVIDTALATSLGLDEETRRALLGSFGFRSVGEPELQRWRWSGLRKAAEKRPRRKPKPQRKNAETPARAAANGDTRRPPAHQVKGKRGKPGKPRVDTPRPPRPDRPDRQPRRGPSPNSPFAGLAALLADARKD; the protein is encoded by the coding sequence ATGACCTCTTCCTCTTCCCAGCCGGTCAAGGCTGTCCTTGGCCCCACCAACACCGGCAAAACCCATTTGGCGGTCGAGCGCCTGACCGCCCGGTCGAGCGGCATGATCGGCTTTCCGCTGCGCCTTTTGGCGCGCGAAGTGTACGACCGTGTGGTCGCGATCAAGGGCGCGGCGCAGGTCGGGCTGGTCACCGGTGAAGAGCGAATCATCCCGCCCGATGCGCGCTACCTGCTCGGCACGATGGAAGCGCTGCCCGTCGAACGCGACGTCGCCTTTGTCGGGATCGACGAAGCGCAGCTCGGCGCCGATCCCGAGCGCGGGCATGTCTTTACCGACCGCCTGCTCCGCGCGCGCGGACGCGAGGAAACGATGATCCTCGGTTCGGCGAGCATAAGAGGACTGGTCAAGGGGTTGATCCCGGAGGCCGAGATCATCACCCGGCCGCGCTTTTCGACCCTGAGCTATGCCGGGTCGTCGAAGCTGTCGCGCCTGCCCAAACGGTCGGCGATCGTCGCCTTTTCGGCCGAGGAAGTGTATGCGATCGCCGAAATGCTGCGCCGCTTTTCGGGCGGCGCCGCCGTGGTGATGGGCGCGCTCAGTCCGAAGACGCGCAACTCGCAGGTCGCGATGTTCGAGGCCGGCGAGGTCGATTATCTCATCGCGACCGACGCGATCGGCATGGGGCTGAACCTAAACGTCCAGCATGTCGCCTTTGCGAGCTTGCAGAAATTCGACGGGCGACGCCTGCGGCGACTGACGGTTTCGGAGATGGCGCAGATCGCGGGGCGCGCGGGGCGGCACCAGCAGGACGGCAGCTTCGGCACCGTCGGCCTGCCGCAAGGCGGCTTCACGCCCGAGGAAATCGCCGCGATCGAGGGGCATCATTTCCCGCCGCTCTCCAGCCTGTTCTGGCGCAACCCGACGCCCGGTTTCGGATCGCTCGACCAGCTTTTGTCCGACCTGGCGCAGCCGCCGTCGCAGCCGATGCTGCGCGCTGCGCCCGAAGCGGTCGACATCGCGGTCCTCAAACATCTTGCGGGCGACATGGAAGTGCGCGCACGCGGCGGCGATTTCGATGCCGTCCAGCGCCTGTGGGACGTGTGCGGACTCCCCGATTTCGAGCAATTGGGCGCCGAACATCACAGCCGCACGGTGTTCAAGCTGTGGCAGTGGCGCACGAACGGCGACGGGACGATCGATCCCGACTGGTTCGCGCGGCGCCTTGCGCGGCTGAGCGACGTCGAGGGCGATATCGACCAGCTCGCGAGCCGCATCGCCGCGGTCCGCACGCTCTGTTTCATCGCGCAGCGCGGCGACTGGATCGCGGGCGCGGCGGGTTGGACCGAGCAGACGCAGGTGCTCGAATCGCGGCTTTCGGACGCACTGCATGCGGCGCTCGCGCAGCGCTTCGTCGACCGCCGGCTCGCGCTGCTGCTGCGCGACGCGGGGCAGCGGGATGCCGCGCTGCCGGTCGCGGTCGGCGCCGACGGCACCGTCGCGGTCGATGGCGAGCCGATCGGTACTCTGAAAGGATTTCAGTTCAAGGTCGATCCGGTCGCCAAGGCGAGCGATCATCGCATGCTGCTCGCGGCGGCCGAAAAGCATCTCCGCGCCGAACTGGCGCGCCGCGCGACCGCACTGGCCGAGGGCGACGACAGCGCGCTGTCGCTGATCGCCGAGCCGGGGACGCCGCCGCGGCTGGCCTGGCACGGCCACGCCATCGCGACGCTCGCGCGCGGGCCGACGCTCGTCCAGCCGGCGATCCAGATCGACCCCTCGCTCCGCCGGCTCGAATTGCATCAGGTGCAGGCGATTTCCGAACGGCTGCAGCGCTTCGTCGCCGCACAGCTCACGCGCCACGCAGGGCCGCTTGCCGCGATGGGCGAAGCGGCGGGCGACCTGTTCACCCCGCCGCGCGTGCGCGCGCTGCTCGCCGCGCTCACCGACAACAGCGGGACGATCGGCCGCGCCGCCGTCGAGGATCAGCTGGCCGCCCTCACCCCCGAAGAGCGCCCGCAGCTGCGCAAGCTCGGCTTTACCATCGGCTCGCTCGACCTGTTCCATCCGCTGCTTTTGAAGCCCGAGGCGGTGCGCTGGCGCGCGGCGCTGACGGCGGCGCAGCAGGGCGCCCCCGTTCCAGCGCTGCCGCCGCACGGCGCGGTGCTGCAAAAGGCGGGCAGCCAGGCCGGGCTGACAATCGCGGGCTTTCGTCGCTGCGCGTCGGGCTGGCTGCGCATCGACATGGCCGAAAAGCTGGCGCGTCAGGCGCATGCCGCGCGGATGCAGGCGGCGGCACCGCCGACCGCACCGATGGCGAGCGGCGACGACGATCATCATGACGATCATGGTGAGGAGGCGCATGGCGCGCCGCCGCCCGGCTTCGTCATCGACACGGCGCTCGCGACTTCGCTCGGGCTCGACGAGGAAACGCGCCGCGCGCTGCTCGGCAGTTTCGGATTCCGCAGCGTCGGTGAGCCGGAGCTGCAGCGCTGGCGCTGGTCGGGGCTGCGCAAGGCGGCCGAAAAGCGTCCGCGCCGCAAACCGAAACCGCAGCGCAAGAATGCCGAGACGCCGGCGCGCGCCGCGGCGAACGGCGATACGCGGCGGCCGCCTGCACATCAGGTGAAGGGCAAGCGCGGCAAGCCGGGCAAGCCCCGCGTCGATACGCCGCGCCCACCGCGGCCCGATCGCCCCGACCGGCAGCCGCGCCGCGGTCCCTCGCCCAACAGCCCGTTCGCGGGCCTTGCCGCGCTGCTCGCGGACGCGCGCAAAGACTGA
- a CDS encoding RNA-binding S4 domain-containing protein, producing MASPGAAGSIRLDKLLWFLRFARSRSIAQAMVEAGHIRLDGRRITRSSCAVHAGATLVLPVGEQIEVIRLLSLPLRRGPAPEAQACYVRLDSQAPAASS from the coding sequence ATGGCGAGCCCGGGCGCCGCAGGGAGCATCCGGCTGGACAAGCTGCTGTGGTTCCTGCGCTTCGCCCGTTCGCGCAGCATCGCGCAGGCGATGGTCGAGGCGGGGCATATCAGGCTCGACGGGCGGCGGATCACGCGCTCGTCGTGCGCGGTGCATGCGGGCGCGACGCTGGTGCTGCCGGTGGGCGAACAGATCGAGGTCATTCGCCTGCTCTCGCTCCCCCTCCGCCGCGGCCCCGCGCCCGAGGCGCAGGCCTGTTATGTCCGCCTCGACTCGCAGGCACCCGCCGCCTCCAGTTGA